In a genomic window of Desulfovibrio porci:
- a CDS encoding Spy/CpxP family protein refolding chaperone: MVSSRFILSALLAAALTGGALVTDSMARSRDNSFDDSYSCEGCPGGYGPGYGWNRNAALSPEQQDKYTKIVSEYAKRMAPIQDQIFIKRQELRALQNSTNPDVKAVRETATELTKLNNQLGDLHDEMARRIEKEVGEPAGEARSGGYGPGYHMRGHGMGYGHGMGRY, from the coding sequence ATGGTAAGTTCCCGTTTCATTTTGTCCGCTCTGTTGGCCGCCGCTCTGACTGGAGGAGCACTGGTCACGGACAGCATGGCCCGCTCCCGCGACAACAGCTTTGATGACAGCTACAGCTGCGAAGGTTGCCCCGGAGGATACGGACCCGGCTACGGATGGAACAGAAACGCGGCTCTGAGCCCCGAGCAGCAGGATAAATATACAAAAATCGTAAGTGAATACGCCAAGCGCATGGCCCCCATTCAGGACCAGATTTTCATAAAACGGCAGGAACTGCGCGCCCTGCAGAACTCTACAAACCCTGATGTGAAAGCAGTGCGGGAAACCGCCACGGAACTAACGAAATTAAACAATCAGCTGGGTGACCTGCACGATGAAATGGCCCGGCGTATTGAGAAGGAAGTGGGCGAACCCGCAGGCGAAGCCCGCTCCGGCGGATACGGTCCCGGATACCACATGAGGGGCCACGGTATGGGTTACGGACACGGCATGGGCCGCTATTAA
- a CDS encoding periplasmic heavy metal sensor → MLRTCFSLCLLAALYLSQPVAAGHGAPGPPDGQSEYRMGRYLGNVQDMDEWLEQLSPTQQVKARIIIDEARPRVRELRARIREKKAELESLNYDQETSPATLPRLGRELQMLRDELRATLLEVDKRMLREMGISLGPPMSRGCRMGHAGIVPTDESD, encoded by the coding sequence ATGCTCAGAACTTGTTTCTCGCTTTGCCTTCTGGCGGCCCTCTACCTGTCGCAGCCTGTGGCCGCGGGGCACGGCGCTCCCGGCCCGCCCGACGGGCAGAGCGAATACAGGATGGGGCGCTACCTCGGCAATGTTCAGGATATGGATGAATGGCTGGAACAACTTTCCCCGACCCAGCAGGTCAAAGCCAGAATCATTATTGATGAAGCCCGGCCCCGGGTCCGGGAGTTGCGCGCCCGCATCCGGGAAAAAAAGGCGGAACTGGAAAGTCTCAATTATGATCAGGAAACTTCCCCGGCGACCCTGCCCCGCCTGGGCCGGGAGCTGCAGATGCTGCGCGACGAACTGCGCGCCACGCTGCTGGAAGTGGACAAACGCATGCTCCGGGAAATGGGAATTTCCCTGGGCCCGCCCATGAGCCGTGGGTGCCGGATGGGCCATGCCGGTATCGTCCCCACTGATGAATCGGACTGA
- the zraS gene encoding two-component system sensor histidine kinase ZraS, whose protein sequence is MSAEQDNVRPAADGPDAVGTDEARASDAPPRELGMRVGASRTPLGLVLGGAAVVLALMVGLLAFISIERSEAAMARLLAEKGSSLIMAFESILRSGMRSETGVRLQVLLEEMAASPDIIFVAVTMPDGTIVAHSKRFRLGEILQLEGQELDEKRMRDLDPGSAAQWGIMKMEGQRVFVVYRYFTPGLKDIPKGFPMPIIFLGLDVSPFEITRSQNRDYVAMLAAATLLAGLLCLLALYYAQRARESRRRQYKAEGEVRRLEEEVRRKEKLAAVGNLAAGVAHEIRNPLSSIKGYATYFGQRFPEGSDDREAAAVMVREVDRLNRVITDLIGLSRPSDVRPRPVCLENVVAHVMRLIRQDAEQRKVTLEYRTSRRVPNVLVDSERMGQALINLCLNALDAMPDGGHMTLAIAKGKRRVCLMVRDTGTGIAPPARAHIFDPYFTTKGQGTGLGLAMVHKIVAAHDGEISVYSRPAGEDGRGETIFRVWLPLAPKEEFPELRYQRRGRKKS, encoded by the coding sequence ATGAGTGCTGAGCAAGACAACGTCCGGCCCGCGGCCGACGGCCCCGATGCCGTCGGAACAGATGAGGCCCGCGCTTCCGACGCGCCGCCGCGCGAACTGGGCATGCGCGTGGGGGCTTCCCGCACGCCTCTGGGCCTGGTGCTGGGAGGCGCGGCTGTGGTGCTGGCTCTGATGGTGGGCCTGCTGGCCTTCATCTCCATTGAGCGCAGCGAAGCGGCCATGGCCCGCCTGCTGGCGGAAAAGGGCTCTTCGCTGATCATGGCCTTCGAGAGCATTCTGCGCTCGGGCATGCGCAGCGAAACCGGGGTTCGCCTTCAGGTGCTGCTGGAGGAAATGGCGGCCAGCCCGGACATTATCTTCGTGGCCGTGACCATGCCCGACGGCACCATTGTGGCCCACAGCAAGCGCTTCCGCCTGGGCGAGATCCTTCAGCTTGAAGGCCAGGAGCTGGACGAAAAGCGCATGCGCGACCTGGACCCGGGCTCGGCGGCGCAGTGGGGCATCATGAAGATGGAGGGCCAGCGGGTTTTCGTGGTCTACCGCTATTTCACGCCGGGCCTGAAGGACATTCCCAAGGGTTTCCCCATGCCCATCATTTTTCTGGGTCTCGACGTGTCGCCCTTTGAGATCACCCGCAGCCAGAACCGCGATTATGTGGCCATGCTGGCGGCCGCGACGCTGCTGGCGGGCCTGCTCTGTCTTCTGGCCCTGTACTATGCCCAGCGTGCCCGCGAGTCGCGCCGGCGGCAGTACAAGGCCGAGGGCGAGGTGCGCCGTCTGGAGGAAGAGGTGCGCCGCAAGGAAAAGCTGGCCGCCGTGGGCAATCTGGCGGCGGGCGTGGCGCATGAGATCCGCAATCCCCTGAGTTCCATCAAGGGCTATGCCACCTATTTCGGCCAGCGTTTCCCCGAGGGCAGCGACGACCGCGAGGCCGCCGCCGTCATGGTGCGCGAGGTGGACCGCCTGAACCGGGTGATTACGGACCTGATCGGCCTTTCCCGTCCCAGCGACGTGCGGCCGCGTCCGGTCTGCCTGGAAAACGTGGTGGCGCACGTGATGCGCCTGATCCGCCAGGACGCGGAACAGCGCAAGGTCACGCTGGAATACCGCACCTCACGGCGCGTGCCCAATGTGCTGGTGGATTCGGAACGCATGGGTCAGGCCCTGATCAATCTCTGCCTCAACGCGCTGGACGCCATGCCCGATGGCGGGCACATGACCCTGGCCATCGCCAAGGGCAAGCGGCGGGTCTGCCTGATGGTGCGGGATACGGGCACGGGTATCGCCCCTCCCGCCAGAGCTCATATTTTTGATCCCTATTTCACCACCAAGGGTCAGGGCACGGGTCTGGGCCTGGCCATGGTGCACAAGATCGTGGCGGCGCACGATGGCGAGATCAGCGTCTATTCGCGTCCCGCCGGAGAGGACGGCCGCGGGGAAACCATTTTCCGCGTCTGGCTGCCGCTGGCTCCCAAAGAGGAATTCCCGGAACTGCGCTATCAGCGCCGGGGACGGAAAAAAAGTTAA
- a CDS encoding sigma-54-dependent transcriptional regulator produces the protein MNNGILVVDDDDAHRGMLRTMLRSWGYTVDEAADGDEAVALVREKAFDVVLTDVRMARMDGIHALKGILEYNPALPVVLMTAYSSVETAVEALRLGAYDYLVKPLDFEALKHTLEQAIEHSRLSVENRELRRQLTDAAARPDILGRSQAIKDMLQIISTVAPTEATVLITGESGTGKELVARALHEGSARADKPLVTVNCAALAENLLESELFGHEKGSFTGADRRREGRFMQADGGTLFLDEIGEMPLPLQAKLLRALQQGEVQRVGSDAPINVDVRVLAATNRDLRREAAEKRFREDLYFRLNVISIEVPSLCRRSEDIPLLAAHFLQRFAERNRKTIKGFAPQALDSMLRYSWPGNVRELENAVERAVILCNGDLITGRELPANVVDASPAETADAVPEGDISLAGLSLDTVERRAIEETLRQTGDNKSEAARRLGITRATLHNKLRKYGLE, from the coding sequence GTGAATAACGGCATTCTGGTAGTCGATGACGACGATGCCCATCGCGGCATGCTCAGGACCATGCTCCGTTCCTGGGGATACACGGTGGATGAAGCCGCCGACGGCGACGAAGCCGTGGCTCTGGTGCGTGAAAAAGCCTTTGACGTGGTGCTGACCGACGTGCGCATGGCGCGGATGGACGGCATCCACGCCCTCAAAGGCATTCTTGAATATAATCCGGCCTTGCCGGTGGTCCTGATGACGGCCTATTCCTCGGTGGAAACCGCTGTGGAGGCCCTGCGTCTGGGCGCGTATGACTATCTGGTCAAGCCGCTGGATTTCGAGGCCCTCAAGCACACCCTGGAACAGGCCATCGAGCATTCCCGCCTGAGTGTGGAAAACCGCGAACTGCGCCGCCAGCTCACCGACGCCGCGGCCCGTCCGGATATTCTGGGCCGCAGCCAGGCGATCAAGGACATGTTGCAGATCATCAGCACGGTGGCCCCCACTGAAGCCACCGTGCTGATCACCGGTGAATCGGGCACCGGCAAGGAGCTGGTGGCCCGCGCCCTGCACGAGGGCAGCGCCCGGGCCGACAAGCCGCTGGTGACCGTGAACTGCGCGGCTCTGGCGGAAAATCTGCTGGAGTCCGAGCTCTTCGGCCATGAGAAAGGCTCGTTTACCGGCGCGGACCGGCGGCGCGAGGGGCGCTTCATGCAGGCCGACGGCGGCACGCTGTTTCTGGATGAAATCGGTGAAATGCCGTTGCCGCTTCAGGCCAAGCTGCTGCGCGCCCTGCAACAGGGCGAGGTGCAGCGGGTGGGTTCGGATGCGCCCATCAACGTGGACGTGCGCGTGCTGGCCGCCACCAACCGTGATCTGCGCCGCGAGGCGGCGGAAAAACGTTTCCGCGAGGATCTTTATTTCCGGCTCAACGTCATCAGCATCGAAGTGCCGTCCCTGTGCCGGCGCAGCGAGGACATTCCCCTGCTGGCCGCGCATTTCCTCCAGCGTTTCGCCGAGCGCAACCGCAAGACCATCAAGGGCTTCGCGCCGCAGGCCCTGGACAGCATGCTGCGCTATTCCTGGCCCGGCAATGTGCGCGAGCTGGAAAACGCCGTGGAACGGGCCGTGATTCTCTGCAACGGCGACTTGATTACAGGCCGCGAACTGCCCGCCAACGTGGTTGACGCCTCTCCGGCGGAGACGGCGGACGCCGTGCCCGAAGGCGATATTTCCCTGGCCGGATTGTCTCTGGATACGGTGGAGCGCCGGGCTATTGAGGAAACCCTGCGCCAGACCGGCGACAACAAGAGCGAGGCCGCCCGGCGTCTGGGCATTACCCGGGCGACCCTGCACAACAAGCTGCGCAAGTACGGCCTTGAATGA
- a CDS encoding HD domain-containing protein — protein MAEKKVKLPLEQLGRLADFCNEVGMLRHTPRSGYAFLGSGRENVAEHSYRVSVLGYALARLAGADPARVTFLCLFHDLHEARTGDFNYVNHRYNQCRARQALEDATRGTGLAEDVLGFWDELAEEQSPEAALAHDADQLDLICNLHVELGKGNAFAEEWLDSALKRLRTPLARELAEAILRTDPNRWWYGQVEKDWWIHHQDPAQS, from the coding sequence ATGGCTGAAAAAAAAGTAAAACTGCCGCTGGAACAGCTCGGACGGCTGGCGGACTTCTGTAACGAGGTGGGCATGCTGCGGCATACGCCGCGCAGCGGCTACGCCTTTCTGGGCTCGGGCCGGGAAAACGTGGCCGAGCACTCCTACCGCGTCAGCGTGCTGGGCTACGCCCTGGCGCGGCTGGCCGGGGCGGACCCGGCGCGGGTGACCTTTCTCTGCCTGTTCCACGATCTGCACGAGGCCCGCACCGGCGATTTCAATTACGTCAATCATCGCTACAACCAGTGCCGCGCGCGGCAGGCCCTGGAAGATGCCACGCGGGGCACCGGACTGGCGGAGGACGTGCTCGGTTTCTGGGATGAACTGGCGGAAGAACAAAGCCCGGAGGCCGCGCTGGCCCACGATGCGGATCAACTGGACCTGATCTGCAACCTGCACGTGGAACTCGGCAAGGGCAACGCCTTTGCCGAAGAATGGCTGGACAGCGCGCTCAAGCGGCTGCGGACGCCCCTGGCCCGCGAACTGGCCGAGGCCATCCTGCGCACGGACCCCAACCGCTGGTGGTACGGCCAGGTGGAAAAAGACTGGTGGATTCACCACCAAGACCCGGCGCAATCCTGA
- the argB gene encoding acetylglutamate kinase produces MTQPTVVIKYGGHAMDKPELSEAFATDLAHLAGQGMRLVVVHGGGPQISALLTRLQIESRFVDGLRVTDEATMRAVEMVLCGQVNKAVVSAFARHGARAAGISGRDGGLLRARPKNPALGLVGEVTAVDPALPRCLLEAGFVPVVAPVASGPDGEALNINADTAAGALAGALAAEYFVLISDVPGVLNADGRLIPGLNRAEITRLKEDGVISGGMIPKVEACLNALDAGCSRALILDGRAQSSLRRYLLDDAPLGTVIVR; encoded by the coding sequence ATGACACAGCCCACAGTGGTCATCAAATACGGCGGCCACGCCATGGACAAACCGGAGCTGAGCGAAGCCTTCGCCACGGATCTGGCCCATCTCGCCGGACAGGGCATGCGCCTTGTGGTGGTGCACGGCGGCGGGCCGCAGATCAGCGCCCTGCTTACGCGGCTTCAGATCGAAAGCCGCTTTGTGGACGGCCTGCGCGTGACCGACGAAGCCACTATGCGGGCGGTGGAAATGGTGCTCTGCGGCCAGGTCAACAAGGCGGTGGTCAGCGCTTTCGCCCGGCACGGCGCGCGCGCGGCGGGCATTTCGGGCCGCGACGGCGGTTTGCTGCGCGCCCGGCCCAAAAATCCGGCTCTGGGCCTGGTGGGTGAGGTCACGGCTGTGGACCCGGCCCTGCCCCGCTGCCTGCTGGAGGCCGGTTTTGTGCCGGTAGTGGCGCCCGTGGCCTCGGGCCCGGACGGCGAAGCCCTGAACATCAATGCCGATACCGCGGCCGGAGCCCTGGCCGGAGCCCTGGCGGCCGAGTATTTTGTGCTGATTTCCGATGTGCCGGGCGTGCTGAACGCCGACGGCCGCCTGATTCCCGGTCTGAACAGGGCGGAAATAACCCGCCTGAAAGAAGACGGCGTCATCAGCGGCGGCATGATCCCCAAGGTGGAAGCCTGCCTGAACGCCCTGGACGCGGGCTGCTCGCGCGCCCTGATTCTGGACGGCCGCGCCCAGTCCAGCCTGCGGCGCTATCTGCTGGACGACGCGCCGCTGGGCACCGTGATCGTGCGCTGA
- a CDS encoding ATP-binding protein: MPQDSSRQDLLKEHSWMQEAMDAANTGLWVIMIDTREGRCSMLANAPMLRLLGLDAHPSPEECFTFWRSRVDKSCDDDVNEVVEQFLADTQMHEVRYPYHHPHWGTIFVRCGGRRISPDGDSLVRITGYHQDVSEIQAIHQSLRESLSRLSLACRLGRLGVFELRYSEGSLELTGNDIFCGQLDLPEDLSAEERVDAVEERLVPEDRPVWRALCRREDWTEGRQEHTEVRVRHPRLGLHWLKLAYEVMGSGEHCRIAGYTDDVTEHRLHERVLREAKEEAEAANAAKSIFLANMSHEIRTPMNGIMGMAYLALNTDLTPQQRDYIEKIHTTCVSLLDISNDLLDFSKIEADHMELENLPFQPAQEIEAVLTLLQAKAQVKKLRLETRIDPDIPPMLSGDALRLRQILLNLGSNAVKFSNRGTVRISLDLLCRTVDTVRLRCSVSDEGIGMSPEEQARIFKPFSQADTSITRRFGGTGLGLALCSRLAALMGGSIAVESEEGKGSVFYVELPFRVADGETSVADADGGPEDLRCIKGLRVLVAEDGDINREIMEALLDGMGASCIPAVNGREALDIWRARHADIDLILMDVQMPVMDGYTATGEIRASGLPGAAEIPIIAMTAYAMRGDAERSLAAGMDGHLTKPVDVNELTRMLTIHARRRPGEL, encoded by the coding sequence ATGCCCCAAGACTCATCCCGGCAGGACCTGCTCAAAGAACATTCCTGGATGCAGGAAGCCATGGATGCCGCCAACACCGGCCTGTGGGTGATCATGATCGACACCCGCGAAGGGCGTTGTTCCATGCTGGCCAACGCGCCCATGCTGCGTCTGCTGGGGCTGGACGCGCATCCGTCGCCCGAGGAATGTTTCACCTTCTGGCGCAGCCGGGTGGACAAGAGCTGCGACGACGACGTCAATGAGGTGGTGGAGCAGTTTCTGGCCGATACCCAGATGCACGAAGTGCGTTACCCTTACCACCACCCGCATTGGGGCACGATTTTCGTGCGTTGCGGCGGCCGCCGCATTTCCCCCGACGGGGACTCCCTGGTGAGGATAACCGGCTATCACCAGGACGTCAGTGAGATCCAGGCCATACATCAGTCCCTGCGGGAAAGCCTGTCGCGGCTGTCCCTGGCCTGCCGACTGGGGCGGCTCGGCGTATTTGAACTGCGCTACAGCGAGGGAAGTCTGGAACTCACGGGCAACGACATTTTTTGCGGCCAGCTGGATCTGCCGGAGGATCTTTCCGCTGAAGAGCGCGTGGACGCGGTGGAAGAGCGCCTTGTGCCCGAGGACCGTCCGGTCTGGCGGGCTCTGTGTCGCCGTGAAGACTGGACGGAGGGACGGCAGGAACACACCGAGGTGCGCGTGCGGCATCCCCGGCTGGGTCTGCACTGGCTCAAGCTGGCCTATGAGGTCATGGGTTCCGGGGAGCATTGCCGCATCGCGGGCTATACCGACGACGTGACCGAGCACCGCCTGCACGAGCGCGTGTTGCGTGAAGCCAAGGAAGAGGCCGAAGCGGCCAATGCCGCCAAAAGCATTTTTCTGGCCAATATGAGCCACGAAATCCGCACGCCCATGAACGGCATCATGGGTATGGCCTACCTGGCCCTGAATACCGACCTCACGCCGCAGCAGCGGGATTACATCGAAAAAATCCACACCACCTGCGTGTCCCTGCTGGACATCAGCAACGATCTGCTGGATTTTTCCAAGATCGAGGCCGATCACATGGAGCTGGAAAACCTGCCCTTCCAGCCCGCACAGGAAATCGAGGCCGTGCTGACGCTGCTTCAGGCCAAGGCCCAGGTCAAAAAGCTCCGCCTGGAAACCCGCATTGATCCGGACATTCCACCCATGCTCTCGGGCGACGCCCTGCGTCTGCGCCAGATACTGCTCAACCTGGGCAGCAACGCGGTGAAATTTTCCAACCGGGGCACCGTGCGCATCAGCCTGGATCTGTTGTGCCGCACCGTGGATACGGTGCGCCTGCGTTGCAGCGTCAGTGACGAGGGCATCGGCATGAGCCCCGAGGAGCAGGCCCGGATTTTCAAGCCGTTTTCCCAGGCGGATACTTCCATCACCCGCCGGTTCGGGGGCACGGGGTTGGGCCTGGCCCTCTGCAGCCGTCTCGCCGCGCTGATGGGCGGTTCCATTGCCGTGGAAAGCGAGGAAGGCAAGGGCAGCGTATTCTATGTGGAACTGCCGTTCCGCGTGGCCGACGGAGAAACGTCCGTGGCCGACGCCGACGGCGGTCCGGAAGACCTCCGTTGCATCAAGGGGCTGCGCGTGCTCGTGGCCGAAGACGGCGACATCAACCGCGAAATCATGGAAGCCCTGCTGGACGGCATGGGCGCAAGCTGCATTCCGGCGGTCAACGGCCGGGAGGCACTGGATATCTGGCGCGCCCGGCACGCGGATATTGATCTTATTCTCATGGATGTACAGATGCCGGTCATGGACGGTTACACGGCCACCGGCGAGATCCGCGCCAGCGGCCTGCCCGGCGCGGCGGAGATTCCGATCATCGCCATGACGGCCTATGCCATGCGCGGCGACGCGGAGCGCAGCCTGGCCGCCGGCATGGACGGGCATCTGACCAAGCCCGTCGATGTGAATGAACTGACCCGGATGCTCACAATCCACGCCCGGCGGCGGCCAGGAGAACTGTGA
- the gltX gene encoding glutamate--tRNA ligase: MSEVVTRFAPSPTGHLHIGGARTAIFCWLLARHSGGRFHLRIEDTDLLRSKQEYTDSILASMRWLGLDWDGELTYQTQRADIYNSYVDKLLESGHAYWCSCTPEEVEAMREEARQQGLKPRYNGHCRTRDLGPGEGRCVRLKTPLTGKVVFDDMVKGKIAVDVSELDDMVIRRADGMPTYNMAVVVDDHEMGITHVIRGDDHVSNTPRQILIYQALDLPVPRFGHVPMILGPDRQKLSKRHGARAVIEYQKDGLLPQALVSYLVRLGWSHGNQELFSLDELVQYFDGGNLNPAAAAFDPAKLEWCNAHFMRELPLDQLAGLVEPFVLEAGLGDVPRERLESLCVMFRERANNLKALAESFRPLLVSAAELVYVEKDAAKHFTDAGKTHLRALAEIFKACEPFSAEALEAALNAYVADNGLKFKDVAPPLRTALMGFMGGSHLNEIMAFLGREETLARLARPAQA; encoded by the coding sequence ATGTCGGAAGTTGTCACCCGTTTCGCGCCCAGTCCCACCGGGCATCTGCACATCGGCGGCGCGCGCACCGCCATTTTCTGCTGGCTTCTGGCCCGTCATTCCGGCGGCCGTTTTCACCTGCGCATTGAGGACACGGACCTGCTCCGTTCCAAACAGGAATACACGGATTCCATTCTGGCCTCCATGCGCTGGCTGGGTCTGGACTGGGACGGCGAACTCACCTACCAGACGCAACGCGCGGATATCTACAACAGCTATGTGGACAAGCTGCTGGAAAGTGGGCACGCCTATTGGTGTTCCTGTACGCCCGAAGAGGTGGAGGCCATGCGCGAAGAGGCCCGTCAGCAAGGCCTCAAGCCGCGCTACAACGGCCATTGCCGCACGCGCGATCTGGGACCCGGCGAAGGGCGTTGCGTGCGTCTCAAGACGCCGCTCACGGGCAAGGTGGTCTTTGACGACATGGTCAAGGGTAAAATCGCCGTGGATGTGAGCGAACTGGACGACATGGTCATCCGTCGCGCCGACGGCATGCCCACCTACAATATGGCCGTGGTGGTGGACGACCACGAAATGGGCATCACCCACGTGATCCGGGGTGACGACCATGTTTCCAACACGCCGCGCCAGATTCTGATTTATCAGGCCCTGGATCTGCCCGTGCCGCGCTTCGGCCACGTGCCCATGATTCTTGGGCCGGACCGTCAGAAGCTCTCCAAGCGCCACGGCGCGCGGGCGGTCATCGAATACCAGAAGGACGGCCTGCTGCCGCAGGCCCTGGTCAGCTATCTGGTGCGTCTGGGCTGGTCCCACGGCAATCAGGAGCTGTTCAGCCTGGACGAACTGGTGCAATATTTCGACGGCGGCAATCTCAACCCGGCGGCCGCGGCCTTTGACCCGGCCAAGCTGGAGTGGTGCAACGCCCACTTCATGCGCGAACTGCCGCTGGACCAGCTGGCCGGGCTGGTGGAGCCCTTTGTGCTGGAGGCCGGTTTGGGCGATGTGCCACGGGAGCGTCTGGAGTCGCTTTGCGTCATGTTCCGCGAGCGGGCCAACAACCTCAAGGCCCTGGCCGAAAGTTTCCGGCCCCTGCTGGTGTCCGCCGCCGAGCTGGTCTACGTGGAAAAGGACGCGGCCAAACATTTCACGGACGCGGGCAAGACCCATCTGCGCGCCCTGGCCGAAATTTTCAAGGCCTGCGAGCCCTTCAGCGCCGAGGCTCTGGAAGCCGCGCTTAACGCCTATGTGGCGGACAATGGTCTGAAGTTCAAGGACGTGGCTCCGCCCCTGCGCACGGCCCTGATGGGTTTCATGGGCGGTTCGCATCTCAATGAGATCATGGCGTTCCTGGGCCGGGAGGAGACGTTGGCCAGGTTGGCGCGGCCCGCCCAGGCATAG